The DNA segment GGGTGAACGCGTCCCGGTAGACCTTCATGAGCGGCGTCCACGTCGTGGAGATCGTGTTGGCGAGCGGCCGCAGCGTCATCGGCTCGGCGAACACCTGGAGGGTGGCGATCATCGAGAAGACGAACGTCATGACCAGCGACGGCATCACCATCGGGATCTTGATACGCCAGGCGATCGTGACATCGGAGGCGCCGTCGATGCGGGCCGACTCGTAGAGGCTGGTCGGGACCGCCCGGAGCGCCGTGTAGATGACGATCATGTTGAAGCCGGTGCCGCCCCAGACCGCGATGTTGGCGACCGACCAGAGGGTGAGATCCGACGACAGCAGGTTGGGCGGGGTGATGCCCACCGCCTCGAAGAGATCAGTGATCGGACTGACCCGGGGCAGGTAGAGGAAGCCCCAGAGAAGTGACGCCACCACGGCCGGGACGGCGTACGGAAGAAAGATCGAAATCCGCGCGAACTTGCTGATCGACTCGCGGGTGCGGGCGGCGTCGAGCAGCAGGGCCATGAGCAGGGCCAAGCCGAGCATGGTGGGTACGACGATGAGGCCGTAGGCGCCGACCCGCCAGACGCTCGGCAGGAAGTCGGGATCGGTGAGCGAGCGGGCGTAGTTGCTCAGCCCGGCCCACACCTCGGTCCGCGACGCCTTGCCCAGGCCAAGACCGCTGACCTGCGTCTTGCGGAGGCTCAGGTAGCCGGCGTAGATGATCGGCGCGGCGAGGAAGGCCGAGAAGAGGATCAGTGCCGGTGCGAGGAAGGCGTAGGGGACGCCGGTTCGCTTCTTTTTGGGGCGCTCGACCACCGGCGGCGTGGCCGTCGTGGGCCTATCCAAGATCAGCGACATCGCCGAACCTTTCTGGGAAGCCCGGGCTCATTCGAGCCCGGGCCCGGGGATCATCCGGCGACGTTGAAGCCGCTGTTCTTCAGGTCATCGACGGTGGTCTGCTGCATGGTCACCAGCGACTCGGTGAAGGCGCTGGCCTTCTTCGACTCGGCGGCCTTGCCGAAGGCGTCGTTGAACGCGCTGTACGCGACGTTGACGTTGGGGCCGTAGGTGAACGGCTTGGTGGCCTTCGCGGCCTCGGCGGCGATCGTGTAGAAGTCCGGCTGGTCGGAGAAGAACGCCGGCGGCGAGGTCAGCACGCTCGCGGCGTCGTTCGCGGCCGGGTAGATGTTGGCCTCGGTGGCGAGCAGCTTGAGCGCTGCCGGGTCGCTGTTGATCCAGGAGACGAACTTCGCGGCCTGGGCCTTGTGCTTGGTCTGGGTCGTCACGCTCGTGGCGGAACCGCCCCAGTTGCCGGTCGCCGGGCTGGCGGCGTCCCACTGCGGCATGGCAGCGGCCTTCCACTTGCCCTTGGTGTCCTTGGCGCTGCCTTCGAGCACGCCCGGCGCCCACACGGCGCTGACCCAGCCGACCTGGGTGCCGTCGTTGAGGGCGGCGTTCCACTCCGGGGTGTACATCGGCTTGTTGTCGACGACGCCCTTCTCGACCAGGCCACCCCAGTACGCGGCGACCTTCTGCGTGTTCGGCTCGTTGATGTTGACGCTCCAGGCGTCGCCGTTCACGCCCCACCAGGAGGCGCCGGCCTGCTGGGCGAGGCCGGTGAACAGGCCCGCGTCGGTCGCCGAGAACGTGCCGATGTACTGCTTCGGGTCCGCCTTGTGGATCTTCTCGGCGGCTGCGGCGTAGTCGTCCCAGGTCTTCGGCGCTTGCAGGCCGTTCTTCTCGAAGACGTCGGCGCGGTAGAAGAACATCAGCGGGCCGGAGTCCTGCGGCACGCCGTAGACGGCCTCGGACCCGAGGGTCACGCCGCTCCACGATCCTTCCGGGAACTTGTCCTTGAGCGAGCCGACCTCGGGCGCGATGTCGGTGATCGCGTCGGCGGAGACCAGGGTCGGGATCTTCTGGTACTCGGCCTGCATGATGTCCGGCGCGCCGCTGCCGGCCTTGATCGCGGTCAGCAGCTTGGTGACGGCCGGGTCGCCGCCGTCCTGCTTGTTGACCGTGACCTGGATGTTGGGGTTCGCCGCGTTCCAGGCCGCGACGACCTTGTCCATGTTCGGCGCCCAGGTCCAGTAGGTCAGGGCGACCTTCTCGTCCGGGTTCGACTGCTCGGTGGCGTCGTCGGAACTGCTGGAGCAGGCGGTGCCGGTGAACAAAGCCGCTGCGGTCAGAGCCGCCATGAGCGGGGCGAATTTCGTTTTCATCGATCCTCCTTGATCGGCTTAGCCGGGGGAACGGAAGCCGAGGGCGGTGGGGTCAGCCCTGTGACCGGTTACAGTGCTGGTGTTACGGCGATGTGTCAAGCCCTTGCGTCAGACCCGTTACTGCTGTGTATCGTTCGGGCTCGCCGGCCTGTGACCGGTTACAGTCAAAACTCGAGGAGGGGTTCTCGTGCCCACTGATCCAACGAGGTGGCCCGAGCCGCTCTCCGTTCGCCACCACGCCTGGGCGACGCCGCTGCGCCGGCCACGGATGAGCAACACCGAGGACGTACGGCCGGGAGTCGCGCTCACCAACCGTTACCTCCTGCGCGACGGCGTGCCGGTCATCCCGGTCTCCGGCGAGCTGCACTACAGCAGGGTTCCGCGGGAGCGCTGGGCCGAGCGGCTCCGGCAACTGAAGTCCGGCGGCGTGACGGTGGTGGCCAGCTACATCTTCTGGCTGCACCACTCCCCGCGACGGGGTGAGGCCCGTTTCGACGGCAACCTCGACGTCGCCGCCTTCGTCGACCTGGCGGTCGAGACCGGGCTCGACGTGGTGCTCCGGATCGGTCCGTGGTGTCACGGCGAGTCCCGCAACGGCGGCTTCCCGGACTGGGTGCAGCACGCGCCGGTCCGGCACCGCACCGACGACCCGCTGTATCTCTCGCTCGTCCGCGAGTGGTTCGGCCAGATCGGCGCCGCCCTCGACGGGCGTGCCTCGGCGACCGGCACCGTGCTCGGCATCCAGCTGGAGAACGAGCTCTACACCCAGCCCGAGCACCTGCGCACCCTGAAGCGGATGTCCCGGGAGGCCGGCATGTCCGCGCCGCTCTGGACCGCGACCGCCTGGGACAGCGCCGAGCTGCCCGAGGAGGAGGTCCTGCCGCTCTACGGCGGCTACGGCGACGGCTTCTGGGTCGAGCCGGACGCGCCCTGGGCGCCGAACTTCCGCGACCACTACTTCTTCTCGCACGTCTGGGACGACCCGGGCATCGGCGCCGACGTGCGCCGCGCGCAGAACATCGAGGCGGCGAAGGGTGGCCCGCGCACCCCGTCCGACCTCTTCCCGGCCGCGACCTGCGAACTCGCCGGCGGCATGGCGACCGCCTACCACCGCCGGCCGCGCCCGGACGCCCTGGACGTCGCCGCCATCGCCCATTGCAAGATCGGCAACGGTTCGGCATGGCAGGGCTATTACATGTACGCCGGAGGCACCAACCCTCGCGGTGACTTCCAGGAGTCGCACGCCACGGGTTACCCCAACGACCTCCCGCGTCTCGGCTACGACTTCCACGCCCCGGTCGGTGAGGCGGGCGCGCTCGCACCGAGCCACGCCGAGCTGCGCCGCCAGCACGCGTTCCTGGCCGCGTTCGGCGACCGGCTCGCCGACATGCCGTCGTCACTGCCCGGCGTGCGCCCCACCGGCGTCGAGGACTCGTCGACATTGCGCTGGGCGCTGCGCAGCGACGGCATCTCCGGTTTCGTCTTCGTGGCCTGGCACCAGCCGCACTTCCCGCTGTCCGTTTACGAGCAGGCCCGCTTCCGCGTCGCCCTCGACTCCGGCGTCGTCGAATTCCCGTCCCGGCCCATCGACATCCCGCCCGGCACCCTCGCCCGCTGGCCGGTCAACCTCACCGTCGGTGACACCAGGATCGACTGGGCCACCGCCACGGCGCTGACCCTCCTGCCCGGCTCGACCCCCACCCTGGTCCTGATCGCCGACGAGGGAATCGCTCCCGAGTTGGCCGTTTCCGGTCAGGTTCACTCCATCGCACCGGGCTTCTCGGCTGTCCACTTCGGATCACTCGACGTCGTGGTACTCCCGTCCTCGGCGGCCGCCTCCGTCTGGGTGGTCGAAGGCGGCGACCGCCGCCTGCTGCTGAGCGACGACGAGGTGCAGTGGGACGCTTCCGGCAGGGTGACGGTCAAGGCCGCCACGACCCCGGACGTACGGGTGTACGACCCCGCGACCGGCTCCTTCGCCGATCTCGGCCTCACCCCGCGGCCGGCCTCCGGACCCGTACCCGGCCGGGCAGCGGTGCTCGCCGAGCAGGTGCGCCCGGCCGCCACCGCGGTGCCGGTCAGCTACGGCAAGCACGACGGCCGCCCGTCCGCCCCGGCCCCGGACGTCTTCGACGAGCTGGCCGCCGTCTACCGCCTCACCCTGCCGTCCTGGGCCGCCGACCCGGCCGCCGACGCCCTGCTCACCATCGACTGGGCCGGCGACGCCGCCGAACTCCGCATCGACGGCACCACGGTGACCGACCGCTTCTGGGACGGCTCCCGCTGGATCGTCAACCTGACGGACGCCGGCCACCACGAGCACGCCGACGTGACCCTGCACCTGCTACCCCTGGCCGCCGGCACCCCGGTCCACCTGCCGTCCGACGCCCGCTCGCGCCTGGCAGCGGTCGACAACCAGCTCCTCGACATCCTCTCCATCGAGGTGACAGCCCGAACCACCGCCGTCGAGCAGTAGGCGGGACACCGTGCTCGGGTCACCCGCCCTCCTGGTGACCCGAGCACGTCCGTCATCGTCGTGGCGGCCTACTTCGACGCCCTCGCCGAGCTGCACCACCCTGCCGGAGCCGCACGGACTCCGGCAGGACGGGAGACCTCCCGGCCGGATCGGGGGTGCGGCAAGGTCTGTGAGCTCGTGCTGACCGGGACGGTGGTGGCCCCGGGGGGACTCAGCGGTGGCGTGGAGGTGCCGAACGGGGAAGACGGGAGAATCGGCTGCTCGGAAAGAAGACCGTTATGTCTCGCTCGCCGTGGCAGCGGGTTGCTGACCTGCCGATGGCGGTCAAGGTGTTCACCTCGGTCGTCGCGATCGCGGTGGCGTGTGCCGCCGTCATCGGGATCGCCGTGGGTGGGCTGCGGACCGTCGAAACCAAGTCGAAGGTCGTCTACGAGCACGGTGTGACGCCCATTCAGCTGCTGGCCAGCCTTCATCAGGATGTGCTGCGGACGCGGATGTTCACACTGAACTACTTCATGTCCGGCGCGGAGTTCCGGAAGAAGATCACGGTTCAGGTGGCGGAGCTGGACGACAAGGTGGCCGCCACGTGGGACGACTACACGCCGCTGGCCGCTGACGCGGCGGTCGACACGGCGCTGCGGGCGAACTACGACAAGTTCCTGCAGCTGCGCGACGACGTGATGCTGCCGGCGGCGACGTCGAACGACCTGCCCGGGTTCTGGAGCGGGTGGAACGAGGCGACGACGGTCTTCACCGAGGTGGACGCGCAGTTCGCGGATCTGGAGACCAAGCACGCCGACCAGGCGGCGGCCTCGATCCAGGAGGTGTCCGACGCCAAGGGCTCGGTCACCACGCAGGTGCTGGTGATCGGCGTCCTCGGTCTGCTGATCGGGCTCGGAGTGGCGCTGCTGGCCGTACGGGCCCTGGTCGGACCGGTCCGTAAGGTGACGAGCGTGCTGCAGGCGGTCGCGGCGGGGGATCTGACCCGGGACGCCGACGTGCACAGCCGGGACGAGATCGGGCAGATGGCCGAGGCGCTGCGGCGGGCCACCACGAGCATGCGCGACGCCGTCGGGGTGATCAACGGCAGTGCGGCGACGGTGCTGGAGTCGAGCCGGAACCTGAACACGGTGAACGACAACCTCGCCGGTGGGGCGGCCACCGCGTCGGATCGGGCGTCGACGGCGCAGGAGGCGGCCTCGGAGGTGGCCCGGCACGTGCACACGCTCAGCGCGGCGGCCGAGGAGATGGGCGTGTCGATCAGGGAGATCGCGACGAACGCGTCGGATGCCGCGAGCGTCGCGAACGAGGCGGTGTCGGTGGCGAACGAGACCAGCGGGATCGTGGCGAAGCTGGGGGAGTCGTCGAACGAGATCGGCAACATCATCAAGGTGATCAACCAGATCGCCGAGCAGACGAACCTGCTGGCGCTGAACGCCACGATCGAGGCGGCCCGCGCCGGTGAGCTGGGCAAGGGCTTCGCCGTGGTGGCCGGCGAGGTGAAGGAGCTGGCTCAGGAGACCGCGAAGGCGACCGAGACGATCAGCCAGCGGGTACAGGAGATCCAGGGGGACACGGCGAGCGCGATCACCGCTATCGAGCGGATCTCCGAGGTGATCCTGCGGATCAGCGACTACCAGACCACCATCGCGTCGGCAGTCGAGGAGCAGACCGCGACGGCCGCGGAGATCAGCCGCAGCGTCACCGAGGCGGCGGGCGGCGCCGAGGAGATCGCCCGCAACATCAGCGATGTGGCGGACGCGGCACAGGCGACCACGAGCGGGCTCGAAGGATCGCGGTCGGCGGCGCACGAGCTGGCCGGGATGGCCGACGAGCTGACCGGGGCAGTGCGGAGGTTTGAGATCAGCCGTTAACTGCCAGTACGCTCCGTTACATGGGCGACTATCAATACGACGAGGAGGAACGGCCCGCCCGCACGCTCTCCGGCCGGTACGCGTCGTTCGTCGCGGCCGTCTCCTTCGCCGTCGCCCTGCTCGTCCTCTGGCAGGTGTTCCGCCCCCTCGCCCAGGGCAGCCAGTTCTACCTGATCATCTTTCTGGCGGGGACGCTGCCACTGGTCTTTCTCGCGTACCAGAGTGGGATCTTCAAAAGCGCGAGCGGACCCACCTGGCCGGACCGGGTCCTGGCCGCCGTCGCCCTCGTCGTCTGCCTCTATCCGGTGAACCCGTTCGCCGGTGGCTACAACGCGTTCCTCGATCGGCAGGGGCTGCTCGACCCCGCCGACATCGTCTTCGGCGCGGTGCTGCTCCTGCTGGTCATCGAGGCCTGCCGGCGGACCACCGGGTGGGCGCTGCCGGTCGTCTGCGTGATCTTCCTGGCGTACGGCTACTACGGCGGACTGCTGCCGCAGCACTGGCCGGTCGCGCACGCCGGGCTGGATTTCGCGCAGATCGTGGACGCCCTCTACAACTCGGGGAGCGGCTTCTACGGGACGCCGCTCGACGTCGCGGCGACCTACATCGTGCTCTTCACGATCTACGGCGCGGTGCTCGACATCTCCGGCGCGAGCCGCTTCTTCGTCGATCTCTCGGTCGCCGCCTTCCGCCGTTCACGCAGCGCGGCCGGGCGTACCGCCGTCGCCGCCGGCTTCCTGCTCGGCACGGTCTCCGGATCCGGTACGGCCACGGCGGTGAGCGTCGGCGCGGTGACCTGGCCGATGCTCAAGAAGGCCGGCTACCCCCGGGAACAGGCGGGCGGGATGCTCGCGGCGGCCGGCGTCGGCGCGATCCTGTCACCGCCCACGCTCGGTGCGGCTGCGTTCATCGTCGCCGAGTACCTCAACGTCTCGTACCTGACCGTCCTCGGCTGGGCGATGATCCCGACGGTCCTCTACTACCTGGGGATCCTGCTCGCCGTGGAGATCGACGTGCGGCGCTTCGGCGTACGACCTCTGGCTCTTGAAGGTCGGAGCGCGCTGCGGTTGCTCGGCCGATTCGGCTACCACTTCTCCTCGCTCGTGCTGATCGTGGTGCTGCTCGCGCTCGGTGAGTCGGCGACCCGCTCGGTGGTCTACGCGACGATCCTCGCGGCGGCGCTGTCCTACCTGGACCGCCCTGCCCGGCTCACTCCGCGTCGCGCTTTCGAGGCCCTCTCCTCAGGGGTACGAGGGGTGCTCCCGGTCGTCGCCGTCTGCGCCGCGGCAGGGATCATCACTGCTACGACGACGAAGACCGGCCTCGGCGCTCAGCTGTCATCGCTGCTGGTCGGCGGGGCGCGGGCGGTCACCGACGATCCCACGGTCGTGCTGGGGCTGACCGTGGTCCTGGCCGCGTTCGCCCTGGCCCTGCTCGGCCTGGCGGTCCCGGTCACGGCCGGCTTCATCATCGGCTGGGTGATCATCGGGCCGGCGCTGCTGACCCTCGGTGTGCCGGCGCCCGCCGCGGCGATGTTCGTCTTCTACTACTCGGTGCTCTCCGAGGTCACGCCGCCCACCGCGCTGGCCGCCGTGGGAGCGAGCGCGATCACCGGCGGGCGGGCGATCCCGACGATGTGGCAGGCGCTGAAGTACGCGCTGCCGGCGTTCCTGGTGCCGATCGCCTTCGTGCTCACCGAGAACGGGGAGCACCTCCTCGCGCGCGGTTCGCTCGTGGAGATCGCGTGGACCTCGGTGGTCGCCGGTCTGGCGGTGCTCGGGCTCGCGATCGCCGCCGGCGGCTGGGTCTTCGGGGTGGGGCCCGCCGGAGTGGCCGGCCGGGTGCTCGCCGCCGTCGCCGGGTTGCTGTTGCTCTACCTCGAGCCGATCGCCATCGCTGTAGGTATGGGCGCTCTGGCCCTGGCCGTCGTGCTGGCCGCCCTGGGCCGCCGCGCTCATCCCGAGCCTTCCCTTCCCTCGGACATTCCACATGAAAACTCACGGAGGAGTGCATGAAGCGAGTCCTCACCCTCGTCCTCGTCGCCGCCACCCTGACCGCCTGTGGAGGACGGCAGGACAGCGCCGCCACCGACACCGGCGGCGACGTCACCTGCGAGGTCGGCCAGCCCACCAGGATCGGCATCGCCACCGGCAATGCGACGGGTGTCTACTTCGCACTCGGCAACGCCTACGCCGAACAGATCAACGCGGCCGGCGGCAACGTGCAGGCGACGGCGGCCGAGACCGGCGCGTCGGTGCAGAACATCCAGCAACTCGTGGCCGGCACCTACGACGTGGCGTTCTCGCTGGCCGACACCGCCGCGGACGCCGTCGAGGGCACCGGCGGCTTCACCGGCGGGCAGCCGGTGGCGGCGCTGGCCCGGATCCACACCAACTACACGCAGGTGATCGTCCGGAAGGCGGCCGGCATCACCGACGTGGCCGGGATGAAGGGCAAGCGGGTCTCGACGGGTTCGCCGAAGTCGGGCACCGAGGTGATCGCCCAGCGCGTGCTGACCGCGGCCGGACTCGACCCGGCGGCGGACGTGAGCGCCCAGAAGCTCGACCTCACGAAGACCGTCGACGGCATGAAGGACGGCACGATCGACGCGCTGTTCTGGTCCGGTGGCCTGCCCACGCCCGGCATCACCGACCTGCTCACCACGGCCGGTGACAAGGTCGAGTTCCTCGACATCACGCCGCTGCTGCCGGAGATGCAGAAGGTCAACCAGGTC comes from the Actinoplanes sp. OR16 genome and includes:
- a CDS encoding carbohydrate ABC transporter permease, coding for MSLILDRPTTATPPVVERPKKKRTGVPYAFLAPALILFSAFLAAPIIYAGYLSLRKTQVSGLGLGKASRTEVWAGLSNYARSLTDPDFLPSVWRVGAYGLIVVPTMLGLALLMALLLDAARTRESISKFARISIFLPYAVPAVVASLLWGFLYLPRVSPITDLFEAVGITPPNLLSSDLTLWSVANIAVWGGTGFNMIVIYTALRAVPTSLYESARIDGASDVTIAWRIKIPMVMPSLVMTFVFSMIATLQVFAEPMTLRPLANTISTTWTPLMKVYRDAFTRNDIYAAAATSVIIALAAFILSFGFLKLVGRRAFNQED
- a CDS encoding ABC transporter substrate-binding protein, which gives rise to MKTKFAPLMAALTAAALFTGTACSSSSDDATEQSNPDEKVALTYWTWAPNMDKVVAAWNAANPNIQVTVNKQDGGDPAVTKLLTAIKAGSGAPDIMQAEYQKIPTLVSADAITDIAPEVGSLKDKFPEGSWSGVTLGSEAVYGVPQDSGPLMFFYRADVFEKNGLQAPKTWDDYAAAAEKIHKADPKQYIGTFSATDAGLFTGLAQQAGASWWGVNGDAWSVNINEPNTQKVAAYWGGLVEKGVVDNKPMYTPEWNAALNDGTQVGWVSAVWAPGVLEGSAKDTKGKWKAAAMPQWDAASPATGNWGGSATSVTTQTKHKAQAAKFVSWINSDPAALKLLATEANIYPAANDAASVLTSPPAFFSDQPDFYTIAAEAAKATKPFTYGPNVNVAYSAFNDAFGKAAESKKASAFTESLVTMQQTTVDDLKNSGFNVAG
- a CDS encoding beta-galactosidase codes for the protein MPTDPTRWPEPLSVRHHAWATPLRRPRMSNTEDVRPGVALTNRYLLRDGVPVIPVSGELHYSRVPRERWAERLRQLKSGGVTVVASYIFWLHHSPRRGEARFDGNLDVAAFVDLAVETGLDVVLRIGPWCHGESRNGGFPDWVQHAPVRHRTDDPLYLSLVREWFGQIGAALDGRASATGTVLGIQLENELYTQPEHLRTLKRMSREAGMSAPLWTATAWDSAELPEEEVLPLYGGYGDGFWVEPDAPWAPNFRDHYFFSHVWDDPGIGADVRRAQNIEAAKGGPRTPSDLFPAATCELAGGMATAYHRRPRPDALDVAAIAHCKIGNGSAWQGYYMYAGGTNPRGDFQESHATGYPNDLPRLGYDFHAPVGEAGALAPSHAELRRQHAFLAAFGDRLADMPSSLPGVRPTGVEDSSTLRWALRSDGISGFVFVAWHQPHFPLSVYEQARFRVALDSGVVEFPSRPIDIPPGTLARWPVNLTVGDTRIDWATATALTLLPGSTPTLVLIADEGIAPELAVSGQVHSIAPGFSAVHFGSLDVVVLPSSAAASVWVVEGGDRRLLLSDDEVQWDASGRVTVKAATTPDVRVYDPATGSFADLGLTPRPASGPVPGRAAVLAEQVRPAATAVPVSYGKHDGRPSAPAPDVFDELAAVYRLTLPSWAADPAADALLTIDWAGDAAELRIDGTTVTDRFWDGSRWIVNLTDAGHHEHADVTLHLLPLAAGTPVHLPSDARSRLAAVDNQLLDILSIEVTARTTAVEQ
- a CDS encoding methyl-accepting chemotaxis protein, encoding MSRSPWQRVADLPMAVKVFTSVVAIAVACAAVIGIAVGGLRTVETKSKVVYEHGVTPIQLLASLHQDVLRTRMFTLNYFMSGAEFRKKITVQVAELDDKVAATWDDYTPLAADAAVDTALRANYDKFLQLRDDVMLPAATSNDLPGFWSGWNEATTVFTEVDAQFADLETKHADQAAASIQEVSDAKGSVTTQVLVIGVLGLLIGLGVALLAVRALVGPVRKVTSVLQAVAAGDLTRDADVHSRDEIGQMAEALRRATTSMRDAVGVINGSAATVLESSRNLNTVNDNLAGGAATASDRASTAQEAASEVARHVHTLSAAAEEMGVSIREIATNASDAASVANEAVSVANETSGIVAKLGESSNEIGNIIKVINQIAEQTNLLALNATIEAARAGELGKGFAVVAGEVKELAQETAKATETISQRVQEIQGDTASAITAIERISEVILRISDYQTTIASAVEEQTATAAEISRSVTEAAGGAEEIARNISDVADAAQATTSGLEGSRSAAHELAGMADELTGAVRRFEISR
- a CDS encoding TRAP transporter fused permease subunit — protein: MGDYQYDEEERPARTLSGRYASFVAAVSFAVALLVLWQVFRPLAQGSQFYLIIFLAGTLPLVFLAYQSGIFKSASGPTWPDRVLAAVALVVCLYPVNPFAGGYNAFLDRQGLLDPADIVFGAVLLLLVIEACRRTTGWALPVVCVIFLAYGYYGGLLPQHWPVAHAGLDFAQIVDALYNSGSGFYGTPLDVAATYIVLFTIYGAVLDISGASRFFVDLSVAAFRRSRSAAGRTAVAAGFLLGTVSGSGTATAVSVGAVTWPMLKKAGYPREQAGGMLAAAGVGAILSPPTLGAAAFIVAEYLNVSYLTVLGWAMIPTVLYYLGILLAVEIDVRRFGVRPLALEGRSALRLLGRFGYHFSSLVLIVVLLALGESATRSVVYATILAAALSYLDRPARLTPRRAFEALSSGVRGVLPVVAVCAAAGIITATTTKTGLGAQLSSLLVGGARAVTDDPTVVLGLTVVLAAFALALLGLAVPVTAGFIIGWVIIGPALLTLGVPAPAAAMFVFYYSVLSEVTPPTALAAVGASAITGGRAIPTMWQALKYALPAFLVPIAFVLTENGEHLLARGSLVEIAWTSVVAGLAVLGLAIAAGGWVFGVGPAGVAGRVLAAVAGLLLLYLEPIAIAVGMGALALAVVLAALGRRAHPEPSLPSDIPHENSRRSA
- a CDS encoding TAXI family TRAP transporter solute-binding subunit; the protein is MKRVLTLVLVAATLTACGGRQDSAATDTGGDVTCEVGQPTRIGIATGNATGVYFALGNAYAEQINAAGGNVQATAAETGASVQNIQQLVAGTYDVAFSLADTAADAVEGTGGFTGGQPVAALARIHTNYTQVIVRKAAGITDVAGMKGKRVSTGSPKSGTEVIAQRVLTAAGLDPAADVSAQKLDLTKTVDGMKDGTIDALFWSGGLPTPGITDLLTTAGDKVEFLDITPLLPEMQKVNQVYQEGTIPAASYKTAADVKTIVVPNFLLVREDLDPDVACVLTKTLFERKTQLEQANAAAKEISLDTARQTDPVPVHRGATKALDDLGAPQ